Proteins from a single region of Penaeus monodon isolate SGIC_2016 chromosome 29, NSTDA_Pmon_1, whole genome shotgun sequence:
- the LOC119591739 gene encoding mucin-17-like, with protein MAGWISSVVLSATAVITLGFPYPDAEYNIPNVGVGRRSQFYVLHADGGYKYGYDTKEGTYEKAKSDSPGNVMGSFGYTDPTGTGVQLDYTADDRGFIPKGTHLPQAPSAATGELPTTNKNYVRPVTYSSPDTPETRSDASYSFNYEADTSSRSESADSDLNVQGTYSFRPDDGVQRTVNYRAGSGIGFVAEGSHLPVAPTGSRASTASRPVAATKASSPTTYSAPSGVASVGSSSSPDGSYSFNYKTDDSSRSESADSDLNVQGTYSFRPDDGVQRTVTYRAGSGTGFVAEGSHLPVAPSGSGASTASRPVAATKASSPTTYSAPSGVSSVGSSSSPDGSYSFNYKTDDSSRSESADSALNVQGSYSFRPDDGVQRTVNYRAGSGTGFVAEGSHLPVAPSGSGASTASRPVAATKASSPTTYSAPSGVSSVGSSSSPDGSYSFNYKTDDSSRSESADSALNVQGSFSFRPDDGIRRTVNYRAGSGTGFVAEGSHLPVAPSSASETSPGVSSPVATKKDRPTTYSAPQVSQVKSSSSPDGSYSFNYETDTSSRSESADSDLNVRGTYSFSPDDGVQRTVNYRAGGGIGFVAEGSHLPVAPSGSGASTASQPLSSSSTTYSAPSGVAYVGSSSVGSSSSPDGSYRFSYKTDDSSRSESADSALNVQGSYSFRPDDGVQRTVNYRAGSGTGFVAEGSHLPVAPSGSGASTASRPVAATKASSPTTYSAPSGVSSVGSSSSPDGSYSFNYKTDDSSRSESADSALNVQGSYSFRPDDGVQRIVNYRAGSGTGFVAEGSHLPVAPSGSGASTASRPVAATKASSPTTYSAPSGVSSVGSSSSPDGSYSFNYKTDDSSRSESADSALNVQGSYSFRPDDGVQRTVNYRAGSGTGFVAEGSHLPVAPSGSGASTASRPVAATKASSPTTYSAPSGVASVGSSSSPDGSYSFNYKTDDSSRSESADSDLNVQGTYSFRPDDGVQRTVTYRAGSGTGFVAEGSHLPVAPSGTSRTRPGVSSPVATKSNRPSTYSAPSGTAQVKSSSSSDGSYSFSYDADTSSRAESADSNLNVQGTYSFNADDGIQRTVNYRAGSATGFIAEGKHLPTASTDVSSHSQPLITVKSSPSSVYRSSPGVQSSRSRTVGNVLLHQYDSTNKAGKYGYVFTELRRYLTTWKTKAWLQLEPGRGGQRALLESPRLGARPGESIRSRHRDPNSSAANMRTWTSLTVLSVAVVSTLSFPRPDAEYKIPTVGVGARAQYYVLHDDGTFKYGYDTGDGAYESAMANAPGDVSGSFGYKDASGADIKLDYTANDQGFLVSGSHLPVAPVAEFGSRVSTKSASTTYNALAVPSRPIVSTQPIAPQTPVEEAQVRSSAFDDGSYSFSYETQSSSRHESADALNNVKGRYSFIADDNINREIQYVAGADTGYIAEGDSLPQGPSVPGAESGIPTGRILPVLSEEEANKLAAATSGSVSGSLLTGATYSSTSGSPLTGATYSSPRDSAPRDASYSFSYDAGQSSRSESADPNLNVQGTFSFDADDGIRRTVNYVAGSATGFVAEGKHLPVAPDADFGSRIQSSSPGVVSTKSAATTYGAPAPSRSAAPSQPAAPAAPVEEAQVRSSALDDGSYSFSYETQSSSRHESADALNNVRGRYSFIADDNINREIQYVAGADTGYIAEGDSLPQGPSVPGAESGIPTGRILPVLSEEEANKLAAATSGSVSGRPLTGATYSSTSGSPLTGATYSSPRDSAPRDASYSFSYDAGQSSRSESADPNLNVQGTFSFDADDGIRRTVNYVAGSATGFVAEGKHLPVAPDADFGSRIQSSSPGVVSTKSAATTYGAPAPSRSAAPSQPAAPAAPVEEAQVRSSSLDDGSYSFSYETQSSSRHESADALNNVRGRYSFVADDDVNREIQYVAGSDTGYIAEGDSLPQGPSVPGAESGIPTGRILPVLSEEEANALAGVSPLLKSGEGSNIADTEADASYKFSFDSDSYSRTEEADADGNIVGSYTYVDEDGKEHTVSFVAGRKTGFLPKGVFEPKAAAGDATPVAVASPAYSSPSKPTGVTVVQAARPVVITKAAGSSATSGSHTSHVVGDVLLHQYSAVNSPKYGYVFTAVR; from the exons ATGGCGGGTTGGATTAGCTCA gtgGTGTTGTCTGCTACAGCAGTTATCACACTGGGTTTTCCGTATCCTGATGCAGAATATAATATCCCTAATGTAGGTGTTGGCAGGCGATCACAATTTTATGTTCTACACGCTGATGGGGGATACAAATACGGATATGACACTAAAGAAGGCACCTACGAGAAAGCTAAATCGGATTCCCCAGGAAATGTAATGGGATCTTTTGGTTATACTGATCCAACTGGAACAGGTGTTCAGCTCGATTATACAGCTGATGATAGAGGTTTTATACCCAAGGGCACTCATCTTCCTCAGGCTCCTAGTGCAGCCACTGGTGAGCTCCCTACAACCAATAAAAACTATGTTCGCCCTGTTACATACTCATCCCCAGACACTCCTGAAACTAGATCTGATGCAAGTTACAGCTTTAACTATGAGGCTGATACCAGTTCCCGTTCTGAAAGTGCTGATTCAGATTTAAATGTTCAAGGAACCTATAGTTTTAGGCCTGATGATGGAGTTCAAAGAACTGTCAACTATAGAGCAGGGAGTGGAATTGGTTTTGTAGCTGAAGGGTCTCACTTACCTGTAGCTCCTACAGGGTCAAGGGCCTCTACAGCATCTCGACCTGTAGCAGCAACGAAGGCTTCATCTCCTACTACATATTCAGCACCATCTGGAGTGGCTTCTGTTGGAAGCTCTTCATCTCCCGATGGAAGTTATAGCTTCAACTACAAGACTGATGATAGTTCTCGTTCAGAGAGTGCTGACTCCGACCTGAATGTCCAAGGAACTTACAGTTTTAGACCTGACGATGGAGTTCAGAGAACTGTGACTTACAGAGCAGGGAGTGGAACTGGTTTTGTTGCCGAAGGGTCTCACTTACCTGTAGCTCCTTCAGGATCAGGAGCCTCTACTGCATCTCGACCTGTAGCAGCAACGAAGGCTTCATCTCCTACTACATACTCTGCACCATCTGGAGTGTCCTCTGTTGGAAGCTCTTCATCTCCTGACGGCAGCTACAGCTTTAACTATAAGACTGATGATAGCTCCCGTTCAGAGAGTGCTGACTCTGCCTTGAATGTCCAAGGATCTTATAGTTTTAGACCTGATGATGGAGTTCAAAGAACTGTAAATTATAGAGCAGGGAGTGGAACTGGTTTTGTTGCCGAAGGGTCTCACTTACCTGTAGCTCCTTCAGGATCAGGAGCCTCTACTGCATCTCGACCTGTAGCAGCAACGAAGGCTTCATCTCCTACTACATACTCTGCACCATCTGGAGTGTCCTCTGTTGGAAGCTCTTCATCTCCTGACGGCAGCTACAGCTTTAACTATAAGACTGATGATAGCTCCCGTTCAGAGAGCGCTGACTCTGCCTTGAATGTCCAAGGATCTTTTAGTTTTAGACCTGATGATGGAATTCGTCGAACTGTGAATTACAGAGCAGGGAGTGGAACTGGTTTTGTTGCTGAAGGGTCTCATTTGCCTGTTGCCCCATCAAGTGCATCTGAAACAAGTCCAGGTGTATCATCTCCAGTGGCTACAAAGAAAGATCGTCCTACTACTTATTCAGCACCTCAAGTGTCTCAGGTGAAAAGTTCTTCATCTCCTGATGGAAGTTACAGTTTTAACTATGAGACTGATACCAGTTCTCGTTCTGAGAGTGCTGACTCTGACCTGAATGTCCGAGGAACTTACAGTTTTAGTCCTGATGATGGAGTTCAGAGAACTGTGAATTATAGAGCAGGGGGTGGTATTGGATTTGTTGCTGAAGGATCCCACCTCCCTGTAGCTCCTTCAGGATCAGGAGCTTCCACTGCATCTcagcctctttcttcctcttctactacaTATTCTGCACCATCTGGAGTGGCTTATGTTGGAAGCTCTTCTGTTGGAAGCTCTTCATCTCCTGATGGAAGTTACAGGTTCAGCTATAAAACCGATGATAGCTCCCGGTCAGAGAGTGCTGACTCTGCCTTGAATGTCCAAGGATCTTATAGTTTTAGACCTGATGATGGAGTTCAAAGAACTGTAAATTATAGAGCAGGGAGTGGAACTGGCTTTGTTGCTGAAGGGTCTCACTTACCTGTAGCTCCTTCAGGATCAGGAGCCTCTACTGCATCTCGACCTGTAGCAGCAACGAAGGCTTCATCTCCTACTACATACTCTGCACCATCTGGAGTGTCCTCTGTTGGAAGCTCTTCATCTCCTGACGGCAGCTACAGCTTTAACTATAAGACTGATGATAGCTCCCGTTCAGAGAGTGCTGACTCTGCCTTGAATGTCCAAGGATCTTATAGTTTTAGACCTGATGATGGAGTTCAAAGAATTGTAAATTATAGAGCAGGGAGTGGAACTGGTTTTGTTGCCGAAGGGTCTCACTTACCTGTAGCTCCTTCAGGATCAGGAGCCTCTACTGCATCTCGACCTGTAGCAGCAACGAAGGCTTCATCTCCTACTACATACTCTGCACCATCTGGAGTGTCCTCTGTTGGAAGCTCTTCATCTCCTGACGGCAGCTACAGCTTTAACTATAAGACTGATGATAGCTCCCGTTCAGAGAGTGCTGACTCTGCCTTGAATGTCCAAGGATCTTATAGTTTTAGACCTGATGATGGAGTTCAAAGAACTGTAAATTATAGAGCAGGGAGTGGAACTGGTTTTGTTGCCGAAGGGTCTCACTTACCTGTAGCTCCTTCAGGATCAGGAGCCTCTACTGCATCTCGACCTGTAGCAGCAACGAAGGCTTCATCTCCTACTACATATTCAGCACCATCTGGAGTGGCTTCTGTTGGAAGCTCTTCATCTCCTGATGGAAGTTACAGCTTCAACTACAAGACTGATGATAGTTCTCGTTCAGAGAGTGCTGACTCCGACCTGAATGTCCAAGGAACTTACAGTTTTAGACCTGACGATGGAGTTCAGAGAACTGTGACTTACAGAGCAGGGAGTGGAACTGGTTTTGTTGCCGAAGGTTCTCACTTACCTGTTGCCCCATCAGGTACATCTAGAACAAGGCCGGGTGTATCATCTCCAGTGGCTACAAAGAGTAATCGGCCTTCTACTTATTCAGCACCTTCTGGAACAGCTCAGGTCAAAAGTTCTTCATCCTCTGATGGGAGTTACAGCTTTAGCTATGATGCGGATACCAGTTCCCGAGCTGAGAGTGCTGATTCCAATCTCAATGTACAGGGGACTTACAGTTTTAATGCTGATGATGGAATCCAGCGAACTGTAAATTATCGAGCAGGTTCTGCAACTGGTTTTATTGCTGAAGGCAAACACTTGCCAACTGCTTCAACAGATGTATCAAGCCATTCTCAACCTCTTATTACTGTCAAAAGCTCACCTTCATCAGTTTATCGCTCATCACCCGGGGTCCAGTCTTCTCGAAGCCGCACTGTAGGTAATGTTTTGCTCCACCAATATGACTCAACAAACAAGGCTGGAAAATATGGCTATGTCTTTACTGAACTGCGTCGTTA CTTGACAACCTGGAAAACGAAGGCTTGGTTGCAGTTAGAACCAGGCCGAGGTGGGCAGCGGGCGCTGCTTGAAAGCCCGAGGCTCGGCGCTCGACCTGGTGAAAGT ATCAGGAGTCGACACAGGGACCCCAACTCCTCCGCCGCTAACATGAGGACGTGGACTAGCTTA ACCGTGTTGTCCGTGGCGGTGGTTAGCACGCTGAGTTTTCCACGTCCTGATGCCGAGTACAAGATTCCGACCGTAGGCGTCGGTGCCAGGGCACAATACTATGTTCTCCACGACGACGGGACCTTCAAGTATGGCTACGACACTGGTGACGGAGCCTATGAGTCTGCAATGGCAAATGCTCCCGGGGACGTATCTGGCTCGTTTGGATACAAGGATGCATCCGGGGCAGACATAAAGCTGGATTATACAGCTAATGACCAAGGCTTCCTTGTCAGCGGATCTCATCTGCCAGTTGCCCCAGTGGCTGAATTTGGCTCGCGCGTATCTACAAAAAGTGCATCTACGACTTATAATGCACTTGCTGTCCCTTCACGACCTATTGTCTCTACACAACCTATAGCTCCGCAGACACCAGTTGAGGAAGCACAAGTACGAAGCTCTGCTTTTGACGATGGAAGCTACTCTTTCTCCTACGAGACTCAGAGTAGCTCACGACATGAAAGTGCTGATGCTCTTAACAACGTCAAGGGAAGGTATTCCTTTATtgctgatgataatataaatcggGAAATCCAGTACGTTGCTGGAGCTGACACCGGTTATATTGCTGAAGGAGACTCCCTTCCTCAAGGACCATCTGTTCCAGGCGCAGAGTCTGGTATTCCAACTGGACGCATTCTTCCTGTTCTGTCTGAGGAAGAGGCTAACAAGCTTGCCGCTGCCACTTCTGGTTCTGTAAGTGGTAGCCTTCTGACTGGTGCCACCTACAGTTCCACAAGTGGTAGCCCTTTGACTGGTGCTACCTACAGTTCCCCACGTGACTCCGCTCCAAGGGACGCCTCTTACTCTTTCAGTTATGATGCTGGTCAAAGCTCGCGATCCGAAAGTGCTGATCCCAACCTTAACGTACAGGGAACTTTCAGCTTTGATGCTGATGATGGAATTAGAAGGACTGTGAACTATGTTGCTGGATCTGCTACCGGATTTGTTGCTGAAGGCAAACACTTACCTGTTGCTCCAGATGCTGATTTTGGCTCTCGAATTCAGTCTTCCAGCCCAGGTGTTGTGTCAACCAAGAGTGCAGCTACAACCTATGGTGCTCCTGCTCCTTCACGATCTGCTGCCCCTTCACAACCTGCTGCCCCGGCAGCACCCGTTGAGGAAGCACAAGTACGAAGCTCTGCTCTTGACGATGGAAGCTACTCTTTCTCCTACGAGACTCAGAGTAGCTCGCGACATGAAAGTGCTGATGCTCTTAACAACGTCAGGGGAAGGTATTCCTTTATtgctgatgataatataaatagggAAATCCAGTACGTTGCTGGAGCTGACACCGGTTATATTGCTGAAGGAGACTCCCTTCCTCAAGGACCATCTGTTCCAGGCGCAGAGTCTGGTATTCCAACTGGACGCATTCTTCCTGTTCTGTCTGAGGAAGAGGCTAACAAGCTTGCCGCTGCCACTTCTGGTTCTGTAAGTGGTAGGCCTTTGACTGGTGCCACTTACAGTTCCACAAGTGGTAGCCCTTTGACTGGTGCTACCTACAGTTCCCCACGTGACTCCGCTCCAAGGGACGCCTCTTACTCTTTCAGTTATGATGCTGGTCAAAGCTCGCGATCTGAAAGTGCTGATCCCAACCTTAACGTACAGGGAACTTTCAGCTTTGATGCTGATGATGGAATTAGAAGGACTGTGAACTATGTTGCTGGATCTGCTACCGGATTTGTTGCTGAAGGCAAACACTTACCTGTTGCTCCAGATGCTGATTTTGGCTCTCGAATTCAGTCTTCCAGCCCAGGTGTTGTGTCAACCAAGAGTGCAGCTACAACCTATGGTGCTCCTGCTCCTTCACGATCTGCTGCCCCTTCACAACCTGCTGCCCCGGCAGCACCCGTTGAGGAAGCACAAGTACGAAGCTCCTCTCTTGACGATGGAAGCTACTCTTTCTCCTACGAGACTCAGAGTAGCTCACGACATGAAAGTGCTGATGCTCTCAACAACGTCAGGGGAAGGTATTCCTTTGTTGCTGATGATGACGTAAATAGGGAAATCCAGTACGTTGCTGGATCTGACACCGGCTACATTGCTGAAGGAGACTCCCTTCCTCAAGGACCATCTGTTCCAGGTGCAGAGTCTGGAATTCCAACTGGACGtattcttcctgttctttctgAAGAAGAAGCCAATGCTCTAGCAGGAGTCTCACCTCTGCTGAAGTCTGGAGAGGGGAGCAATATTGCAGACACTGAAGCAGATGCTTCATACAAATTTTCCTTTGATTCTGATAGTTATTCACGGACTGAGGAAGCCGATGCTGATGGCAACATTG